One window of the Montipora foliosa isolate CH-2021 chromosome 4, ASM3666993v2, whole genome shotgun sequence genome contains the following:
- the LOC137999625 gene encoding uncharacterized protein, whose protein sequence is MLNHARAFVTNLDSRGKFTVNWAPKTDNVDVDMDLVEGRLRCRKGKKWKTRWAVLRRVNPATDVLNLVLYPKDSTAAVRQKEKGRLSFKGFSGLQVLNKMDKHFNVIVIITTDDVIPLSFETIDQRAHWLANLQGYYGKEKSFEGIVPHKQKIKAGEAVLRFYSTFFSLTKKDSHRLIGHWNFTSLPKYGAVDGGFAFQAIPESPTGDKPAVFFFATRSGKEIHALFDSVCRPEEVGKRQDSHSVESGQSEPIATETLAQPGFLKRAWLRMSKKRTKGKAHRIRSQSLPSTTRGQKKSEQTSPQSPQDVLSFRRNESMPNFLGRTSNTDDVFEPAKSPPPGYENVIGVTPEGYEVMIPETTETRRGTCGSGAFSPTRNGSEGRGIGNTVVDGKDSGDTEGYVVLEGRDEELLEKLRKDSCAKGTGKKEDTPESRNDKIVSSSPTTEMTERRDEGNDIPEDSDCEKQEGKLSETEKPGLTNVDVHCEIVVTPSDANGEQISKGEDTIMNGHHDITENITESNSEIKSNRRNTNERVTTINADYVNGDITQKNKNGKDMSPMSSVSTRRGLKTPPMLNLTPASTVGSAEHLYVNSPKIVEYVNVQGGRPSRPRNKSSSSKLNPYAMYDGNDDSIYHSVESLMPSHPGYQNVLGDDPSRSHSFENIVGHSYANVSGRQPSYQNIDRSYVNMMSMPYQGNLNYVKIAGVDSPQASSPLPTTTSPKSSDYTWIDERKTKLLQDTAKLHSERRQENLPRVMKK, encoded by the exons ATGTTGAATCATGCGCGCGCATTTGTTACAAATCTCGATTCAAGAGGAAAGTTTACGGTAAATTGGGCACCTAAAACTGACAATGTGGATGTAGACATGGACTTAGTCGAGGGCAGACTACGGTgcaggaaaggaaaaaag TGGAAGACGAGATGGGCTGTCTTGCGACGAGTGAATCCTGCTACAG ATGTTTTGAATCTTGTCTTGTACCCAAAAGATTCAACTGCTGCAGTTCGGCAGAAAGAAAAAGGACGTCTGTCTTTTAAAGGCTTCAGCGGATTGCAAGTCCTAAACAAGATGGATAAGCACTTCAATGTTATCGTCATCATTACAACAGATGATGTTATTCCATTGAGCTTTGAGACAATTGACCAAAGGGCACACTGGCTAGCAAACCTACAAGGCTATTATGGAAAAG AGAAATCATTTGAAGGTATTGTGCCACATAAACAGAAAATCAAGGCTGGTGAAGCAGTTCTGCGGTTTTATTCCACATTCTTTTCATTGACTAAAAAGGACAGCCATCGTCTTATTGGTCACTGGAATTTCACCTCATTGCCCAAATACGGTGCAGTGGATGGAGGTTTTGCATTCCAAGCCATACCTGAATCTCCCACTGGAGACAAACCAGCTGTTTTCTTCTTTGCCACTCGCTCAGGAAAGGAGATACATGCGTTGTTTGACAGTGTTTGCAGACCTGAAGAAGTTGGGAAGCGACAGGATTCTCATTCTG tggAATCCGGCCAGTCGGAACCAATTGCAACCGAAACTCTGGCTCAGCCTGGTTTTCTGAAGCGAGCGTGGCTTCGCATGAGCAAGAAACGCACTAAAGGGAAAGCTCATAGGATCCGGAGTCAAAGCTTGCCATCTACTACACGTGGACAGAAGAAATCGGAACAGACGTCCCCACAGTCTCCGCAAGATGTCCTTTCTTTCCGAAGAAACGAGTCCATGCCTAACTTCTTAGGAAGGACCAGTAACACTGATGATGTATTTGAACCGGCTAAAAGCCCACCACCCGGGTACGAAAACGTCATAGGGGTCACCCCCGAGGGATACGAGGTCATGATCCCGGAAACTACTGAGACTCGCAGGGGGACTTGTGGCAGTGGCGCATTTAGTCCCACAAGGAACGGATCCGAAGGACGGGGAATAGGAAACACAGTAGTTGACGGAAAAGACTCGGGTGATACCGAGGGGTATGTTGTGCTTGAAGGCAGGGACGAGGAACTTCTTGAGAAGTTAAGAAAGGATTCTTGTGCTAAGGGAACAGGGAAGAAAGAAGATACCCCCGAGTCGAGGAATGACAAAATTGTGTCTTCATCTCCTACGACGGAAATGACAGAAAGACGTGATGAAGGTAATGATATTCCAGAGGACAGTGATTGCGAAAAACAAGAAGGGAAATTATCGGAAACTGAAAAACCAGGTCTGACAAATGTTGATGTGCATTGTGAAATAGTTGTGACTCCATCTGATGCGAATGGCGAACAAATTAGTAAAGGGGAGGATACTATCATGAATGGCCATCACGATATAACCGAAAATATTACAGAGAGTAACTCGGAAATTAAAAGCAATAGAAGAAACACAAACGAGAGAGTTACTACAATCAACGCTGACTATGTCAACGGAGACATAACCCAAAAGAACAAGAATGGCAAGGACATGAGTCCGATGTCCAGCGTGTCAACTAGGCGTGGCTTGAAAACCCCACCAATGCTTAATCTCACGCCAGCCTCGACCGTTGGAAGTGCGGAACATCTGTACGTGAACTCTCCGAAGATCGTAGAATATGTTAATGTACAAGGGGGAAGGCCTTCCCGTCCCCGCAACAAATCGAGCTCTTCGAAACTGAACCCGTACGCAATGTACGACGGGAACGATGATTCCATCTACCACAGTGTGGAGTCGCTCATGCCTTCGCATCCTGGATACCAGAATGTTCTTGGTGATGATCCATCGCGCAGCCACAGCTTTGAGAATATCGTCGGTCACTCTTACGCGAATGTATCCGGCAGGCAGCCTTCCTATCAAAACATTGATCGGTCTTACGTGAATATGATGTCGATGCCGTATCAAGGAAATCTAAACTATGTCAAAATTGCGGGAGTTGATTCGCCACAAGCGAGCAGCCCGTTACCCACTACAACTTCCCCAAAATCCAGCGACTATACATGGATCGACGAAAGGAAGACCAAATTGTTGCAAGACACAGCTAAATTGCACAGCGAGCGAAGGCAGGAGAATCTGCCACGGGTCATGAAGAAATAG